In one Pseudomonadota bacterium genomic region, the following are encoded:
- a CDS encoding alpha/beta fold hydrolase: MEPVVFLPGMMCDARLFAPQLNALSRERAVMVAPVCVGDRIEEIASNVLTSAPAKFALCGLSMGGIVAMEVIRRAPDRVTRIALMDTNPLSETPERAAAREPQIVRVKAGRLREVMRDEMKPQYLAHGPHRREILDLCMDMAETLGPEVFLHQSRALQRRRDQQSTLRKIKCPALVLCGAEDALCPPERHKFMAELIPYSSFKLVEGAGHLPPLEQPEATTELLRSWLRQPLVLQ; the protein is encoded by the coding sequence ATGGAGCCCGTCGTCTTTCTGCCGGGCATGATGTGCGATGCCCGTCTTTTCGCGCCCCAGCTCAACGCGTTGAGCCGGGAGCGGGCGGTCATGGTCGCGCCGGTTTGCGTGGGTGACCGGATCGAGGAGATCGCCTCCAACGTGCTCACCTCGGCCCCGGCGAAGTTCGCGCTCTGCGGGCTCTCCATGGGGGGCATCGTCGCGATGGAGGTGATCCGCCGGGCGCCTGACCGGGTGACGCGGATCGCGCTGATGGACACCAATCCGCTCTCCGAGACGCCCGAACGCGCGGCGGCGCGGGAGCCCCAGATCGTGCGCGTGAAGGCGGGGAGGCTGCGCGAGGTGATGCGTGACGAGATGAAGCCGCAATACCTCGCCCACGGGCCGCACCGCCGCGAGATCCTCGACCTGTGCATGGATATGGCGGAGACGTTGGGGCCGGAGGTGTTTCTCCACCAGTCGCGCGCGCTGCAACGGCGGCGGGACCAGCAGAGCACGCTGCGCAAGATCAAGTGCCCGGCTCTGGTCCTGTGCGGCGCGGAAGATGCGCTCTGCCCGCCCGAGCGGCACAAGTTCATGGCCGAACTCATCCCCTACAGCAGCTTCAAGCTGGTGGAGGGGGCCGGGCACCTGCCCCCGCTGGAGCAGCCGGAGGCGACGACCGAGCTCTTGCGCAGCTGGCTCAGGCAGCCTCTCGTCCTGCAATAG
- a CDS encoding cobalamin-independent methionine synthase II family protein, giving the protein MIKTTHVGSLPRTQKVVDFIFARENGAAYDEAEFQAAMTEACAETVRRQVAAGVGVVSDGETSKISYATYVKDRYTGFGGDSPRNAPADLKLFPGFLKRLADDGGTPQYARPMCVGPVASKGQGELEIDIANLKAGMAAHRAEEGFMNAASPGVISLFLQNDYYPTREEYLAALADAMREEYRTIVDAGLYLQLDCPDLALSRHMLFADLTDAEFLKIAASHVEALNHALDGIDPSRVRVHICWGNYEGPHVCDIDMAKVFSTFMSVNAAQLLFETSNPRHAHEWTVFRDRAGEIPEDKVLVPGVVDSTTNFVEHPELVAERIAKFVGIVGAERVIAGSDCGFGTFAGFGAVDPDIAYAKLGALAEGAELASARL; this is encoded by the coding sequence ATGATCAAGACGACCCATGTGGGCAGCTTGCCGCGAACCCAGAAAGTGGTGGATTTCATCTTCGCCCGCGAGAACGGCGCGGCCTATGACGAGGCCGAGTTTCAGGCGGCGATGACGGAGGCTTGCGCAGAAACGGTACGGCGGCAGGTGGCCGCGGGTGTGGGCGTGGTGAGCGATGGCGAGACCTCGAAGATCAGCTATGCCACTTACGTGAAGGATCGCTACACCGGCTTTGGCGGAGACAGCCCGCGCAACGCGCCCGCCGATCTGAAGCTCTTTCCCGGCTTTCTGAAGCGGCTCGCCGATGATGGCGGCACGCCGCAATACGCGCGGCCCATGTGCGTGGGGCCGGTGGCGTCAAAAGGGCAGGGCGAACTCGAGATCGACATCGCGAACCTCAAGGCCGGGATGGCCGCCCATCGCGCCGAAGAGGGCTTCATGAATGCGGCCTCGCCCGGGGTGATCTCGCTTTTCCTGCAGAACGATTATTACCCCACGCGGGAGGAATACCTCGCCGCGCTCGCCGACGCCATGCGGGAGGAATACCGCACGATCGTGGACGCGGGCCTCTACCTGCAGCTCGATTGCCCGGACCTCGCGCTTTCGCGGCACATGCTCTTCGCCGACCTGACGGACGCGGAATTCCTGAAGATCGCGGCGAGCCACGTGGAGGCGTTGAACCACGCACTCGACGGCATCGATCCGTCCCGCGTGCGGGTGCATATCTGCTGGGGCAATTACGAGGGCCCCCATGTCTGCGACATCGACATGGCGAAGGTCTTTTCGACCTTCATGTCGGTGAATGCGGCGCAGCTCCTCTTCGAGACGTCCAATCCGCGCCACGCACATGAATGGACCGTCTTCCGCGATCGCGCGGGGGAGATCCCGGAAGACAAGGTGCTCGTGCCCGGCGTCGTCGATTCCACCACGAACTTCGTGGAGCATCCCGAACTCGTGGCCGAGCGCATCGCGAAGTTCGTTGGCATCGTGGGGGCGGAGCGCGTGATCGCGGGCTCCGATTGCGGCTTCGGCACCTTCGCGGGTTTCGGCGCCGTGGACCCGGATATCGCCTATGCCAAGCTTGGCGCGCTTGCCGAGGGGGCCGAGCTCGCGAGCGCGCGGCTCTGA
- the phaC gene encoding class I poly(R)-hydroxyalkanoic acid synthase, whose translation MKNDTDFTPSEKLTANLERVDQLTKRLVAALSEKKEPTPQALQGPNQELFMRAATAYMAEMMANPAKIMEHQVGFWTKSVKHYVEAQAALSQGKIQAPKDDTPFDRRFQNPLWDTHPYFNFLKQQYMLNAEAVGQAIQDIEHLEPREKRRVEYFSRQIIDMFSPSNFLGTNPEALERAVETEGESLVKGLENLVADIEANHGDLMVTLADKDAFVVGENLATTPGRVVFQNRMFELIQYSPTTDEVEKTPILIFPPWINKFYILDLKAQNSLIKWLVDEGHTVFMVSWVNPGHDYAEVGMLDYVEEGYETAIAEVKKKARVKKVNVVGYCIAGTTLALTLARRAKREMTDDINCATFFTTLTDFSDQGEVGVFLNNDFINGIEAECQRTGLLESIYMARTFSYLRSNDLIYGPAIKSYMMGEAPPAFDLLYWNGDSTNLPGKMAVEYLRGLCQDDLFANGGFKLGDDTLYLQEVNVPLCAIACETDHIAAWKSSYYGVQKMSSTDKTFILSQSGHIAGIVNPPSKKKYGHYINPDLKRAADPWKDGADFVEGSWWPRWSAWLKDRSDGTVKARIPGGAKEKELPAAPGTYVTAEPTS comes from the coding sequence ATGAAGAACGACACCGACTTCACGCCATCCGAGAAACTCACGGCAAATCTGGAGCGCGTCGATCAGCTCACGAAACGGCTGGTTGCGGCGCTTTCGGAGAAAAAGGAACCCACGCCGCAAGCGCTTCAGGGGCCCAACCAGGAGCTCTTCATGCGGGCGGCCACCGCCTACATGGCGGAGATGATGGCCAACCCGGCGAAGATCATGGAGCACCAGGTGGGCTTCTGGACGAAGTCGGTGAAACACTACGTGGAAGCGCAGGCCGCGCTCTCGCAGGGCAAGATCCAGGCGCCGAAGGATGACACGCCCTTCGACCGGCGCTTCCAGAACCCGCTCTGGGACACGCATCCTTATTTCAACTTCCTCAAGCAGCAATACATGCTCAACGCCGAAGCAGTGGGGCAGGCGATCCAGGACATCGAGCATCTCGAGCCGCGCGAGAAGCGGCGCGTGGAGTACTTCTCGCGCCAGATCATCGACATGTTCTCCCCGTCGAATTTCCTCGGCACCAACCCCGAGGCCCTTGAGCGGGCGGTTGAGACGGAGGGCGAGAGCCTTGTGAAAGGTCTCGAAAATCTCGTGGCTGACATTGAGGCCAACCACGGCGATCTCATGGTCACGCTCGCGGACAAGGACGCTTTCGTGGTGGGAGAGAACCTTGCGACGACGCCGGGCCGTGTCGTCTTCCAGAACCGGATGTTCGAGCTCATCCAATACAGCCCGACGACGGACGAGGTGGAAAAGACCCCGATCCTGATCTTCCCGCCATGGATCAACAAGTTCTACATCCTCGATCTCAAGGCGCAGAATTCGCTGATCAAGTGGCTGGTGGATGAAGGGCACACCGTCTTCATGGTGAGCTGGGTGAACCCCGGGCATGATTATGCCGAGGTGGGGATGCTCGATTACGTCGAAGAGGGCTACGAGACAGCCATCGCCGAGGTGAAGAAAAAGGCGCGCGTCAAGAAGGTCAATGTCGTGGGCTACTGCATCGCCGGAACGACGCTGGCGCTCACGCTCGCCCGACGTGCCAAGCGCGAGATGACCGATGATATCAACTGCGCCACGTTCTTCACGACGCTCACGGACTTCTCCGACCAGGGCGAGGTGGGCGTGTTCCTGAACAACGATTTCATCAACGGGATCGAGGCCGAGTGCCAGCGGACGGGGCTGCTTGAATCCATCTACATGGCGCGGACCTTCTCCTATCTCCGTTCCAACGACCTGATCTATGGCCCGGCCATCAAGAGCTACATGATGGGGGAAGCGCCGCCCGCCTTCGACCTGCTCTATTGGAACGGGGATTCCACGAACCTGCCGGGCAAGATGGCGGTGGAGTATCTCCGGGGGCTTTGCCAGGACGATCTCTTCGCCAATGGCGGCTTCAAGCTGGGCGATGATACGCTCTACCTCCAGGAGGTGAATGTGCCGCTCTGCGCCATCGCCTGCGAAACAGATCACATCGCCGCCTGGAAGAGTTCGTATTACGGCGTCCAGAAGATGAGCAGCACCGACAAGACCTTCATCCTCTCGCAGTCAGGGCATATCGCGGGCATCGTGAACCCGCCGTCGAAGAAGAAGTACGGGCACTACATCAACCCCGACCTGAAGCGCGCGGCAGACCCCTGGAAGGACGGGGCCGATTTTGTCGAGGGGTCGTGGTGGCCGCGCTGGAGCGCTTGGCTCAAGGACCGGTCAGACGGGACTGTGAAGGCGCGGATTCCGGGGGGCGCAAAGGAAAAAGAGCTGCCCGCAGCCCCCGGCACCTACGTGACGGCCGAACCAACCAGCTGA
- a CDS encoding aminotransferase — translation MKDHAPNSWEARADRVSLYGFTDLPTIADRGAVVLTGGSGPYVRDVHGRQYLDANSGLWNMVAGFDHPGLTKAAQDAYAKFPGYHAFFGRMAEETVALSERLVEVSPFETGKVFYTNSGSEANDTMVKMLWFLAGAEGQPARRKIITRKNAYHGVTAVSASMTGKPYNSVFGLPLPEFHHLTCPHYWREAQDGEDEAAFTARLARELEDLIAREGAETIAGFFAEPVMGAGGVIPPSAGYFQAIQPILKAHGIPLISDEVICGFGRTGETWGCETYGFMPDAIISSKCLTAGFFPMGAVILGPELTARLQAASEAIEEFPHGFTASGHPVGAAIALKAIDLILGEGLMDQARALTPRFEAGMADIMARHENIGEVRGKGLMGALEAVRDRATKTPFEGHLSVSERIANACTDQGLICRPLGQAIVLCPPFIMTDSQMDEMFTKLDAALTQVFLDVA, via the coding sequence ATGAAAGACCATGCCCCCAACAGCTGGGAAGCCCGCGCTGACCGCGTGAGCCTCTACGGCTTCACAGACCTCCCCACCATCGCCGACCGTGGCGCCGTCGTCCTCACGGGCGGCTCGGGCCCCTATGTGCGCGACGTCCACGGGCGCCAGTATCTCGACGCCAATTCCGGCCTATGGAACATGGTGGCGGGCTTCGATCACCCGGGGCTCACGAAAGCCGCGCAGGACGCCTACGCCAAGTTCCCCGGCTACCACGCCTTTTTTGGGCGCATGGCCGAGGAGACCGTGGCGCTCTCAGAGCGGCTGGTGGAGGTCTCGCCCTTCGAGACGGGCAAGGTCTTTTACACCAACAGCGGATCGGAGGCGAACGACACGATGGTCAAGATGCTCTGGTTCCTCGCCGGGGCCGAGGGCCAGCCCGCGCGGCGCAAGATCATCACGAGAAAGAATGCCTATCATGGCGTGACGGCGGTCTCGGCCTCCATGACGGGCAAGCCCTATAACAGCGTTTTCGGATTGCCGCTGCCCGAGTTTCATCACCTCACCTGCCCGCATTACTGGCGCGAAGCGCAGGACGGCGAGGACGAGGCCGCGTTCACGGCCCGCCTCGCACGGGAGCTTGAGGATCTCATCGCGCGCGAGGGGGCAGAGACCATCGCAGGCTTCTTCGCGGAGCCGGTGATGGGCGCGGGCGGGGTCATCCCGCCGTCCGCCGGCTACTTCCAGGCGATCCAGCCGATCCTGAAGGCGCACGGCATTCCGCTCATATCCGACGAGGTGATCTGCGGCTTCGGACGCACGGGCGAGACCTGGGGCTGCGAGACCTATGGCTTCATGCCCGACGCCATCATCTCCTCGAAGTGCCTCACGGCGGGTTTCTTCCCCATGGGGGCCGTCATTCTCGGGCCGGAGCTCACGGCGCGCCTGCAAGCTGCCTCCGAGGCCATCGAGGAGTTCCCCCACGGGTTCACGGCGTCCGGGCACCCGGTGGGCGCGGCCATTGCCTTGAAGGCGATCGATCTCATCCTGGGCGAAGGCCTCATGGATCAGGCCCGCGCACTCACGCCCCGCTTCGAGGCGGGTATGGCCGACATCATGGCGCGGCATGAAAATATCGGCGAGGTGCGCGGAAAGGGCCTCATGGGCGCGCTCGAGGCCGTGCGCGACCGGGCGACGAAGACGCCGTTCGAGGGGCATCTCAGCGTCTCGGAGCGTATCGCCAATGCCTGCACGGATCAGGGGCTGATCTGCCGGCCTCTGGGGCAGGCCATCGTCCTCTGCCCGCCATTCATCATGACCGACAGCCAAATGGACGAGATGTTTACAAAGCTCGACGCGGCCCTAACACAAGTCTTCCTCGACGTGGCCTGA
- a CDS encoding phasin, PhaP — translation MAKQAQDFSAMFKDMMGAFPVDTKAMEDAFKTSTTLSEKMAAVTLDAAEKSTEISAKWTKATIGKVSDVTKAKPEMADYGKAMTDFASFSAETAAEHMAAFAEVAKKVQMDTVELMLAAGKDMTDEATAAVKKATDDVTAATKKATAK, via the coding sequence ATGGCCAAGCAAGCACAAGATTTCTCCGCCATGTTCAAGGACATGATGGGCGCATTCCCCGTGGATACCAAAGCCATGGAAGATGCCTTCAAGACCTCCACCACGCTGTCTGAGAAGATGGCTGCCGTAACCCTCGACGCCGCTGAGAAGTCCACCGAGATTTCCGCCAAGTGGACGAAAGCCACCATCGGCAAGGTGTCCGACGTCACGAAGGCGAAGCCCGAGATGGCGGACTACGGTAAAGCGATGACGGATTTCGCATCTTTCTCCGCTGAGACCGCAGCTGAGCACATGGCAGCCTTCGCTGAGGTCGCCAAGAAGGTGCAGATGGATACCGTCGAGCTCATGCTCGCCGCAGGCAAGGACATGACGGACGAAGCCACCGCCGCCGTCAAGAAAGCCACCGACGACGTCACCGCGGCAACGAAGAAAGCCACGGCGAAGTAA
- a CDS encoding FAD-binding oxidoreductase has translation MNPLFRNDAPGRFPASWYAATADIPAPRLALQGHAKADVAILGAGFTGLTCALELARKGVHVAVIEAHRAGFGASGRNGGQVGSGFNIDQQTLEKELGRDAARGLWDLSMEAKAMVRDFCAASAPEARFTPGVAHGAWKPSELRDILEEAEHLSQHYAFETESLQGDAFRDVVRSPVYKGGTIDRDAGHVHPLRYCLALAREAEAAGVTIYEMSPVERIDRTTFHTPQGSLTADTLVLAGNGYMPLLEPGYAARICPINSFIAATEPLPNPSAVLSQDIAVADDRFVVNYFRLSEDGRLLFGGRENYGIGFPKDITTRLRQRMLHLFPQLAEARIDYVWGGTLGITLRRVPLVRELSPGLWAAGGFSGHGVALTAIAGRTLAEAIMGDRGRFETLARLPCPPFPGGARSRAPLLTLAMTWYSLRDRLGL, from the coding sequence ATGAACCCGCTCTTTCGCAACGACGCGCCGGGGCGGTTCCCGGCCTCCTGGTACGCCGCCACTGCCGATATCCCCGCGCCGCGACTGGCCTTGCAGGGCCACGCTAAAGCTGACGTCGCCATCCTCGGCGCGGGCTTCACCGGCCTCACCTGCGCGCTGGAACTCGCCCGGAAGGGCGTGCACGTGGCGGTCATCGAGGCACACCGCGCGGGCTTCGGCGCGTCGGGGCGCAATGGCGGACAGGTGGGCTCGGGCTTCAACATCGACCAGCAGACGCTGGAAAAGGAGCTTGGCCGTGACGCCGCCCGGGGGCTGTGGGACCTCTCCATGGAAGCCAAGGCCATGGTGCGCGACTTTTGCGCCGCCTCCGCGCCCGAGGCGCGGTTCACCCCCGGCGTGGCGCATGGCGCGTGGAAACCCTCCGAACTGCGCGACATTCTCGAGGAGGCGGAGCACCTCTCGCAGCACTACGCCTTCGAGACCGAGTCGCTGCAGGGCGACGCCTTCCGCGATGTCGTCCGCTCGCCCGTCTACAAGGGTGGCACGATCGACCGCGACGCAGGCCACGTCCACCCGCTGCGCTATTGCCTCGCACTGGCGCGGGAGGCGGAAGCCGCAGGGGTCACCATCTATGAGATGAGCCCGGTGGAGCGCATCGACCGCACCACCTTCCATACCCCGCAGGGCAGCCTGACCGCCGACACGCTCGTCCTCGCAGGCAACGGCTACATGCCCCTGCTGGAGCCCGGCTACGCGGCCCGCATCTGCCCGATCAACAGCTTCATCGCCGCCACGGAACCTCTGCCAAATCCGTCCGCCGTCCTGTCGCAGGACATCGCCGTCGCCGATGACCGCTTCGTCGTGAACTACTTCCGTCTGAGCGAAGATGGCCGCCTGCTTTTCGGCGGGCGCGAGAATTACGGGATCGGGTTCCCGAAGGACATCACCACCCGCCTGCGCCAGCGGATGCTGCACCTCTTCCCCCAGCTCGCCGAGGCGCGGATCGATTATGTCTGGGGGGGCACGCTGGGCATCACGCTGCGCCGCGTCCCACTCGTTCGGGAGCTCTCGCCCGGGCTCTGGGCCGCGGGCGGCTTTTCCGGGCACGGCGTCGCGCTCACCGCCATCGCCGGCCGCACCCTCGCGGAGGCCATCATGGGCGACCGCGGCCGCTTCGAGACGCTCGCGCGCCTCCCCTGCCCGCCCTTCCCCGGCGGGGCACGCTCACGGGCGCCGCTCCTCACTCTGGCGATGACCTGGTACAGTTTGCGTGATAGGCTTGGGCTATGA
- the phaR gene encoding polyhydroxyalkanoate synthesis repressor PhaR — protein MTKKDAPLLIKRYASRRLYNTETSDYVTLEDIAAFIREGRDVKIVDLKSGDDLTRQYLLQIIADHESKGENVLPVTVLQDLVRTYTTQATSVVPQFLAASFEMLRDGQSKMMDQMGAMNPMATMPGFEAMKAQQEAFMKAMTGGVSGWSAPASEGDEESGEDLDAIKKQLAELQDKLAKL, from the coding sequence ATGACGAAAAAGGACGCGCCTCTGCTGATCAAGCGCTACGCGAGCCGAAGGCTCTACAATACCGAGACATCCGATTACGTGACGCTCGAAGACATCGCCGCCTTTATCCGCGAGGGCCGGGATGTGAAAATCGTGGATCTGAAATCCGGGGACGACCTGACCCGGCAGTACCTTCTTCAGATCATCGCTGACCATGAGTCAAAGGGTGAAAACGTCCTGCCGGTGACCGTGCTCCAGGACCTCGTGCGCACCTACACCACGCAGGCGACGAGCGTCGTGCCGCAGTTCCTCGCGGCGAGTTTCGAGATGCTGCGCGATGGCCAATCCAAGATGATGGACCAGATGGGCGCCATGAACCCGATGGCGACGATGCCCGGCTTCGAGGCCATGAAGGCGCAGCAGGAGGCCTTCATGAAGGCCATGACCGGCGGCGTGTCCGGCTGGTCGGCGCCCGCGTCCGAAGGCGATGAGGAGTCCGGCGAAGACCTCGACGCGATCAAGAAGCAACTGGCGGAGCTCCAGGACAAGCTGGCCAAGCTCTGA
- a CDS encoding transporter substrate-binding domain-containing protein, producing MGHVRHAAAVTLALLGAPAAADCVTARHVVAPGETIFTIAEGYYGALERWSLIYYANVEALADPLDIPEGTALAIPCPPGGETFAMETTPFTPDAAEIRLLTGSNFAPFTDRDWPLEGMVTELVVAALEKAPDAVSFSIDWNDDWSAHLAALDDAEFDMGFPWARPDCAAMAEHPHCVAFHFSDPVVELLSLLFVAEGSDLVFEEDGDLHGQTLCRPAGLATFDLDSADRRWLTEGLVALETPATARDCFDLLSAGAVDAVALNEFTGWTTLTEMGLRGAVAPLPRPLGVEGLHVIIPKRHWRGTTHLYRINAGLARLKESARYDEIVSRHLGVFWDRVN from the coding sequence ATGGGACATGTTCGCCATGCCGCCGCTGTGACGCTCGCGCTCCTCGGGGCGCCCGCCGCCGCTGACTGCGTCACCGCGCGGCACGTGGTGGCACCCGGTGAAACGATCTTTACCATCGCGGAGGGCTACTACGGCGCGCTCGAGCGCTGGTCGCTGATATACTACGCCAATGTCGAGGCGCTGGCAGACCCCCTCGACATCCCTGAGGGGACGGCGCTCGCCATCCCGTGCCCGCCCGGGGGCGAGACATTCGCCATGGAAACGACGCCCTTCACGCCCGACGCAGCGGAGATACGGCTTCTCACCGGGAGCAACTTCGCCCCCTTCACGGACCGCGACTGGCCGCTCGAAGGGATGGTCACGGAGCTCGTCGTGGCCGCTCTGGAAAAGGCGCCGGACGCCGTCAGCTTCTCCATCGACTGGAACGACGATTGGTCGGCCCATCTCGCGGCGCTGGATGACGCGGAGTTCGACATGGGCTTCCCCTGGGCGAGGCCCGATTGCGCCGCCATGGCCGAGCACCCGCACTGCGTGGCCTTTCACTTTTCCGATCCGGTCGTGGAGCTTCTGAGCCTGCTCTTCGTTGCGGAGGGCTCGGACCTCGTCTTTGAAGAGGACGGCGATCTCCATGGACAGACGCTCTGCCGCCCGGCGGGGCTTGCGACCTTCGATCTCGATAGCGCAGATCGCCGCTGGCTCACGGAAGGCCTCGTCGCGCTCGAGACCCCTGCCACGGCGCGGGATTGCTTCGATCTTCTGAGCGCCGGGGCGGTGGATGCCGTGGCACTCAACGAGTTCACCGGCTGGACGACCCTCACGGAGATGGGCCTGCGGGGCGCGGTCGCGCCGCTCCCCCGGCCGCTCGGTGTCGAGGGGCTCCACGTCATCATTCCAAAGCGGCACTGGCGCGGCACCACGCACCTTTACCGCATCAATGCTGGGCTCGCGCGGCTGAAGGAGAGCGCGCGCTACGACGAGATCGTCTCGCGTCACTTGGGGGTGTTCTGGGATCGGGTGAACTGA
- the phaZ gene encoding polyhydroxyalkanoate depolymerase, with product MRYMMSYDLMESARNTNEWLGATAKALGSYPALAMVPNPMVQWMAAWGEVTERTFARMVAKPDWGLASISMADGKDHLISIETVVEKPFGDLIHFAVQGRKPQKRRVLLVAPMSGHYATLLRKTVTSLLPDCEVYITDWHNARDIPVSEGKFDVEDYTLYLVEFMKALGHDTHVIAVCQPAPLALAATAYLAEDDPKAQPASLTLIGGPIDPDAAATDVTDFGRRVTMGQLEETMIQRVGFKYKGVGRMVYPGLLQLASFMSMNADTHSKSFYDQIMRTAQGEASDHDRHNAFYDEYLAVMDMTAEFYLSTVERVFKERHIAQNTFTVAGRKVDISKITDVAVKIVEGEKDDISAPGQCLAALELLTGLPEAKKAAHLEPGAGHYGIFAGKSWRNNIRPLVLEFIDQNARKKPARAANKNAA from the coding sequence ATGCGCTACATGATGAGCTACGACCTCATGGAATCCGCCCGCAACACCAACGAATGGTTGGGCGCGACGGCCAAGGCGCTGGGCTCCTACCCCGCGCTGGCCATGGTGCCAAATCCGATGGTGCAGTGGATGGCAGCCTGGGGCGAGGTGACGGAGCGCACCTTCGCGCGCATGGTCGCCAAGCCCGATTGGGGCCTCGCCTCGATCTCTATGGCTGACGGCAAGGATCACCTGATCTCCATCGAGACGGTGGTCGAAAAGCCCTTTGGCGATCTTATCCATTTCGCCGTGCAGGGCCGGAAGCCGCAGAAGCGCCGGGTGCTTCTGGTCGCGCCCATGTCGGGCCATTACGCGACACTTCTCCGAAAGACGGTCACCTCGCTCCTGCCGGATTGCGAGGTCTACATCACGGACTGGCACAATGCCCGCGACATCCCCGTGAGCGAGGGCAAGTTCGACGTGGAGGATTACACCCTCTATCTGGTGGAGTTCATGAAGGCGCTGGGCCACGACACCCATGTCATCGCCGTCTGCCAGCCCGCGCCGCTCGCGCTTGCGGCGACAGCCTACCTCGCCGAAGACGACCCGAAGGCGCAACCGGCCTCGCTGACGCTCATCGGCGGCCCGATCGATCCCGATGCAGCCGCCACCGATGTCACTGATTTCGGACGCCGCGTGACCATGGGCCAGCTCGAAGAGACGATGATCCAGCGCGTGGGCTTCAAGTACAAGGGCGTGGGCCGCATGGTCTATCCCGGCCTGCTGCAGCTGGCCTCGTTCATGTCGATGAACGCCGACACGCATTCCAAGAGCTTCTACGACCAGATCATGCGCACGGCCCAGGGGGAGGCCTCCGACCATGACCGCCACAACGCGTTCTACGACGAGTATCTCGCGGTGATGGACATGACGGCGGAATTCTATCTCTCCACCGTCGAGCGCGTCTTCAAGGAGCGCCACATCGCGCAGAACACGTTCACCGTGGCAGGCCGCAAGGTCGATATCTCGAAGATCACGGACGTGGCGGTGAAGATCGTGGAGGGCGAGAAGGACGATATCTCGGCCCCCGGGCAGTGCCTCGCGGCGCTGGAGCTTCTCACAGGGCTGCCGGAGGCAAAGAAGGCGGCCCATCTCGAGCCTGGCGCAGGGCATTACGGCATCTTCGCCGGCAAGAGCTGGCGCAACAACATCCGGCCTCTCGTTCTGGAATTCATCGATCAGAACGCGCGGAAGAAGCCCGCCCGCGCCGCCAACAAGAACGCCGCCTGA